One window of Nonomuraea muscovyensis genomic DNA carries:
- a CDS encoding ABC transporter permease — protein sequence MTPPTSPAAATAATVRPPVTEKGLRNLLEQGLLLAGRNVRLTSVADTVSTMVVFPVIFVFGFLAIFGNLLAARGVDYAQFLPPAIVVQWMFSVAISAAFFFATDRRTGMLARYRAMAINRGAVVVGRMAADSLRALLAIVVILAVGHVAGFRFQAGPLAALAFVALSVGFALTLSAGTSAVGLASRDPEAVSSTLHTVYLPLLMVSSAFVPADAFPAWIEPFVRAQPVTAVLDALRALADGGPTAEPVARAVLWMAGLLALFSLAAVRAFRRAT from the coding sequence GTGACGCCCCCGACCAGCCCGGCCGCCGCGACCGCCGCGACGGTCCGGCCGCCCGTCACCGAGAAGGGCCTGCGCAACCTGCTGGAGCAGGGCCTGCTGCTGGCCGGCCGCAACGTGCGGCTCACCTCGGTGGCCGACACCGTCAGCACCATGGTCGTCTTCCCGGTGATCTTCGTTTTCGGTTTCCTGGCGATCTTCGGCAACCTGCTGGCGGCGCGGGGGGTCGACTACGCCCAGTTCCTGCCGCCGGCGATCGTCGTGCAGTGGATGTTCTCGGTGGCCATCTCCGCCGCGTTCTTCTTCGCCACCGACCGGCGCACCGGCATGCTCGCCCGCTACCGGGCGATGGCCATCAACCGCGGCGCCGTGGTGGTCGGCAGGATGGCCGCCGACAGCCTGCGCGCGCTGCTGGCCATCGTGGTGATCCTCGCCGTCGGTCACGTGGCGGGCTTCCGCTTCCAGGCGGGGCCGCTCGCGGCGCTCGCCTTCGTGGCGCTGTCCGTGGGCTTCGCGCTGACGCTGTCGGCGGGCACCAGCGCGGTCGGCCTGGCCTCGCGCGACCCCGAGGCGGTCTCCTCCACCCTGCACACCGTGTACCTGCCGCTGCTGATGGTCTCGTCCGCGTTCGTGCCGGCCGACGCCTTTCCCGCCTGGATCGAGCCGTTCGTCCGGGCGCAGCCGGTGACGGCGGTCCTCGACGCGCTGCGCGCCCTGGCCGACGGCGGGCCCACCGCGGAGCCCGTGGCGCGGGCCGTGCTGTGGATGGCGGGGCTGCTGGCGCTCTTCTCACTGGCCGCCGTCCGCGCGTTCAGGAGGGCCACGTGA
- a CDS encoding ABC transporter permease, with the protein MNTLAETSLLAGRNLRRFLRSPQLIADSVMFPLILLFVMLLVFGELVGEVTRGAYIDRLAPVIVLFSAAYGAVGTGVGFFTDLRGGIVDRFRAMDIGRLSVLTGRVAGDLVRVLLVAVVTTAVAHLAGFRFTQGPLAVAGFFGVVLLFAWMFLWIAVVAAMSASSEQAVSGALNTPVTLLLFLSSGFVPAEQFPGWLQPVVRANPLSLAGDALVGLSQGGPVAVPVFFTLAWAVAATVIFVPLAVRLYRRR; encoded by the coding sequence GTGAACACGCTCGCCGAGACGTCCCTGCTGGCCGGTCGCAACCTGCGGCGCTTCCTGCGCAGCCCGCAGCTCATCGCCGACTCGGTCATGTTCCCGCTGATCCTGCTGTTCGTCATGCTGCTCGTCTTCGGCGAACTCGTCGGCGAGGTCACCCGCGGCGCCTACATCGACCGGCTCGCTCCCGTGATCGTGTTGTTCAGCGCCGCCTACGGCGCGGTCGGCACCGGGGTCGGCTTCTTCACCGACCTGCGCGGCGGGATCGTCGACCGGTTCAGGGCGATGGACATCGGCCGGCTGTCGGTGCTGACGGGCCGGGTCGCCGGCGACCTGGTCCGGGTGCTGCTGGTCGCCGTGGTCACCACCGCCGTCGCGCACCTGGCCGGGTTCCGCTTCACCCAGGGGCCGCTGGCGGTGGCAGGCTTCTTCGGCGTCGTGCTGCTGTTCGCCTGGATGTTCCTGTGGATAGCGGTGGTCGCCGCCATGTCCGCCTCCAGCGAGCAGGCCGTCAGCGGGGCGCTCAACACGCCGGTCACGCTGCTGCTGTTCCTGTCGTCGGGGTTCGTGCCGGCCGAGCAGTTCCCCGGCTGGCTGCAACCGGTCGTCCGGGCCAATCCGCTCTCCCTCGCCGGAGACGCGCTGGTGGGGCTCTCCCAAGGGGGTCCCGTGGCCGTTCCGGTGTTTTTCACCCTCGCCTGGGCGGTGGCGGCGACGGTGATATTCGTGCCGCTCGCGGTGCGCCTTTACCGGCGGCGGTGA
- a CDS encoding methyltransferase yields MNGRASQAAGILLDRHREIVEPTTFRLLGREWDLLPGVYAPQLTQSAALYAEWLPYPVHGSFCEVGSGCGYLAVTAALRGCASVTALDVSAAAADNTRMNAVRHGVEDRVRVAHGDMFAPLSGDDRFDLIFWNSNFVEAPAGEREGAELERAFFDPGYGAHEAYLRDAPRHLQPGGRLLLGFTDLGSEEHLDELAVRHGWTAGTVRAARCGTADGHIEYRLVEFRRAG; encoded by the coding sequence ATGAATGGACGAGCCAGCCAGGCGGCGGGAATTCTCCTCGACCGACACAGGGAGATCGTCGAGCCCACGACATTCCGGCTGCTGGGCCGGGAATGGGACCTGCTGCCCGGGGTGTACGCCCCGCAACTGACCCAGTCGGCCGCCCTGTACGCCGAGTGGCTGCCGTACCCCGTGCACGGGTCGTTCTGCGAGGTCGGGAGCGGCTGCGGCTACCTCGCCGTCACGGCGGCGCTGCGGGGCTGCGCCTCCGTGACGGCCCTCGACGTGAGCGCCGCCGCCGCCGACAACACCCGCATGAACGCCGTACGGCACGGCGTCGAGGACCGCGTACGGGTCGCGCACGGCGACATGTTCGCCCCGCTGAGCGGCGACGACAGGTTCGACCTGATCTTCTGGAACTCCAACTTCGTGGAGGCACCGGCGGGCGAGCGGGAGGGCGCCGAGTTGGAGCGGGCCTTCTTCGACCCCGGCTACGGCGCGCACGAGGCGTACCTGCGGGACGCTCCCCGGCACCTGCAGCCGGGCGGCAGGCTGCTGCTCGGCTTCACGGACCTGGGCAGCGAGGAGCACCTGGACGAGCTGGCCGTCCGCCACGGCTGGACCGCCGGCACGGTGCGGGCGGCGCGGTGCGGCACGGCCGACGGGCACATCGAATACCGGCTCGTCGAATTCCGGCGAGCCGGATAA
- the pdxH gene encoding pyridoxamine 5'-phosphate oxidase yields the protein MTATADVTRLAAAYRRTGIEAPDPDPLGQFARWLEEWRAACPGAPVSAVLATADHHGRPSARWVDVAHVDHGFVFFTHHASRKATDLAVNRAASLCFGWLDLGRQVRVDGSAGRLTDVESDAHFARLPRSLQVLAWASEQSAEIGDREVVRERFGQARERFAGQEIPRPVHWGGYRVTPLEVEFWQRRSDEIQDRLRYRHEGGAWRHTRLAP from the coding sequence ATGACCGCTACCGCAGACGTCACCCGGCTCGCCGCCGCGTACCGGCGCACGGGCATCGAGGCACCCGATCCCGACCCTCTCGGGCAGTTCGCGCGCTGGCTGGAGGAGTGGCGGGCCGCCTGCCCCGGCGCCCCGGTCTCGGCCGTGCTGGCGACGGCCGACCACCACGGGCGCCCCTCGGCCCGCTGGGTGGACGTGGCCCACGTCGACCACGGCTTCGTGTTCTTCACCCACCACGCCAGCCGCAAGGCCACCGACCTGGCCGTCAACCGGGCGGCCTCGCTCTGCTTCGGCTGGCTCGATCTCGGCCGGCAGGTCCGCGTCGACGGCTCGGCCGGCCGGCTGACCGACGTGGAGTCCGACGCCCACTTCGCGCGGCTGCCGCGATCCCTGCAGGTGCTGGCCTGGGCGAGCGAGCAGAGCGCGGAGATCGGCGACAGGGAGGTTGTCCGGGAACGCTTCGGCCAGGCCCGCGAGCGGTTCGCCGGCCAGGAGATCCCGCGACCGGTGCACTGGGGCGGCTACCGGGTCACGCCGCTGGAGGTCGAGTTCTGGCAGCGGCGGAGCGACGAGATCCAGGACCGCCTGCGCTACCGCCACGAGGGCGGCGCCTGGCGGCACACCAGGCTCGCCCCATGA